One Triplophysa rosa linkage group LG9, Trosa_1v2, whole genome shotgun sequence genomic window carries:
- the selenou1a gene encoding selenoprotein U 1a isoform X1: MAFILLRSIHLTHLWPRRSISFNVNRAFKYRISVNSRSAVSQCRLETGGDKTVTKCVPLTVSCQPVFKTLVPFTSVNFVCFRSISTNRQLWRESQKSQSSIRKTKVSTSVLEGQTLAMGMWSLGLGAVGAAIAGIILANTDYLLTKPAPATLEYLENADLKTIDDDEKIFKARSLWEKSGAVIMAVRRPGUFLCREEASELSSLKPRLDELGVPLYAVVKEKIGSEIQDFKPNFAGEIFLDETQAFYGPQQRKMGGLGFIRLGVWKNFIRAWKSGYQGNLNGEGFILGGVFVIGSGKQGVLLEHREKEFGDRVSNESVLEAVKKIVVEK; the protein is encoded by the exons ATGGCCTTTATACTATTACGCTCTATACATTTGACCCATTTGTGGCCAAGAAGAAGCATATCTTTTAATGTAAATCGTGCTTTCAAGTACAGAATCTCTGTAAACTCCAGGTCAGCTGTGTCTCAATGCAGACTAGAAACAGGAGGGGATAAGACAGTCACAAAGTGTGTTCCACTGACCGTCTCATGCCAGCCAGTATTCAAGACATTAGTGCCTTTCACTTCTGTCAACTTTGTGTGTTTTCGTTCTATTTCCACAAATCGACAATTATGGAGGGAGAGCCAGAAAAGCCAGTCTTCCATTAGGAAGACAAAAG TGTCGACGTCTGTCCTGGAGGGCCAGACGCTTGCTATGGGCATGTGGTCACTAGGCCTTGGCGCTGTTGGTGCTGCCATCGCCGGCATAATACTGGCCAACACTGACTACCTGCTGACCAAACCAGCACCTGCTACACTGGAGTACCTGGAGAATGCTGACCTCAAAACCATAGATGACG ATGAGAAGATTTTTAAAGCTAGGAGTCTCTGGGAGAAATCGGGCGCAGTGATCATGGCTGTGCGGCGACCTGGATGATTTTTGTGCAGAGAG GAAGCCTCTGAGCTGTCCTCTCTGAAGCCTCGGCTGGATGAGCTCGGGGTCCCTCTGTATGCTGTTGTTAAGGAGAAAATAGGTTCAGAGATTCAGGACTTCAAGCCTAACTTTGCTGGGGAGATTTTCCTGGATGAAACG CAAGCTTTCTATGGGCCACAGCAGAGGAAGATGGGTGGGCTTGGTTTCATCCGCTTAGGGGTTTGGAAAAACTTTATAAGGGCCTGGAAGTCAGGTTATCAGGGCAACTTAAATGGAGAAGGCTTCATCCTGGGAGGAGTGTTTGTCATCGGGTCTGGCAAACAG GGGGTTCTTCtagaacacagagaaaaggaGTTTGGAGATAGAGTCAGCAATGAGTCTGTTTTGGAAGCTGTTAAGAAAATTGTGGTAGAAAAGTAG
- the selenou1a gene encoding selenoprotein U 1a isoform X2, whose product MGMWSLGLGAVGAAIAGIILANTDYLLTKPAPATLEYLENADLKTIDDDEKIFKARSLWEKSGAVIMAVRRPGUFLCREEASELSSLKPRLDELGVPLYAVVKEKIGSEIQDFKPNFAGEIFLDETQAFYGPQQRKMGGLGFIRLGVWKNFIRAWKSGYQGNLNGEGFILGGVFVIGSGKQGVLLEHREKEFGDRVSNESVLEAVKKIVVEK is encoded by the exons ATGGGCATGTGGTCACTAGGCCTTGGCGCTGTTGGTGCTGCCATCGCCGGCATAATACTGGCCAACACTGACTACCTGCTGACCAAACCAGCACCTGCTACACTGGAGTACCTGGAGAATGCTGACCTCAAAACCATAGATGACG ATGAGAAGATTTTTAAAGCTAGGAGTCTCTGGGAGAAATCGGGCGCAGTGATCATGGCTGTGCGGCGACCTGGATGATTTTTGTGCAGAGAG GAAGCCTCTGAGCTGTCCTCTCTGAAGCCTCGGCTGGATGAGCTCGGGGTCCCTCTGTATGCTGTTGTTAAGGAGAAAATAGGTTCAGAGATTCAGGACTTCAAGCCTAACTTTGCTGGGGAGATTTTCCTGGATGAAACG CAAGCTTTCTATGGGCCACAGCAGAGGAAGATGGGTGGGCTTGGTTTCATCCGCTTAGGGGTTTGGAAAAACTTTATAAGGGCCTGGAAGTCAGGTTATCAGGGCAACTTAAATGGAGAAGGCTTCATCCTGGGAGGAGTGTTTGTCATCGGGTCTGGCAAACAG GGGGTTCTTCtagaacacagagaaaaggaGTTTGGAGATAGAGTCAGCAATGAGTCTGTTTTGGAAGCTGTTAAGAAAATTGTGGTAGAAAAGTAG
- the sfxn3 gene encoding sideroflexin-3 produces the protein MSGDLPLNINIKEPRWDQSTFMGRAQHFFMVTDPRNVLLSSEVLEDARVTVENYRLGVVKAGLTEDQLWRAKYIYDSAFHPDTGEKMLLVGRMSAQVPMNMTITGCMLTFYRTTPAVVFWQWVNQSFNAIVNYTNRSGDAPLTVNQLGAAYVSATTGAVVTALGLKSMTKHLPAIIGRFVPFAAVAAANCINIPFMRQRELKYGIPVTDAEGKRLGESAKAAKQAIVQVVVSRIGMAIPAMAIPPVIMNALEKKAFMKRFPVLNAPVQVGLVGFCLVFATPLCCALFPQKSSMKVSSLEPELQERIRQSNPNITTVYFNKGL, from the exons ATGTCTGGAGATTTACCTCTGAATATCAATATTAAAGAGCCACGATGGGACCAGAGCACATTTATGGGCCGGGCTCAGCATTTCTTCATGGTGACGGACCCAAGAAACGTGCTTCTTTCCAGTGAGGTTTTAGAAGATGCCAGAGTTACTGTGGAGAACTACAG GCTGGGAGTCGTGAAGGCTGGGCTAACAGAGGATCAACTATGGAGGGCCAAATACATCTACGACTCAGCTTTCCACCCAGACACGGGGGAGAAAATGCTGCTAGTTGGACGCATGTCTGCACAAGTGCCCATGAACATGACAATTACGGGTTGCATGCTTACATTTTACAG GACCACCCCAGCAGTGGTGTTTTGGCAGTGGGTTAACCAGTCTTTCAACGCCATAGTCAACTACACTAACCGCAGTGGAGACGCACCGCTCACCGTGAA TCAACTTGGAGCAGCTTACGTCAGTGCTACTACAGGAGCTGTAGTAACAGCCCTTGGCCTAAAATCTATGACCAAG CACTTGCCAGCTATTATCGGCCGTTTTGTTCCATTCGCTGCAGTGGCAGCAGCAAACTGTATCAACATACCCTTCATGAGACAAAG AGAGCTGAAATATGGTATTCCTGTCACTGATGCTGAGGGAAAACGCCTCGGAGAATCAGCTAAAGCTGCCAAGCAAGCCATCGTACAGGTGGTGGTGTCTCGTATCGGCATGGCTATCCCAGCCATGG CTATTCCTCCAGTAATCATGAATGCCTTAGAGAAGAAAGCCTTCATGAAA cGGTTCCCAGTTCTCAACGCCCCAGTACAAGTTGGGCTTGTTGGATTCTG TCTTGTGTTTGCCACTCCGCTGTGCTGTGCTCTGTTCCCACAGAAGAG TTCTATGAAGGTGAGCAGTCTGGAGCCTGAGCTGCAAGAGAGGATACGACAGAGCAATCCTAACATCACCACTGTTTATTTTAACAAGGGTCTGTAG